A genomic region of Anopheles cruzii unplaced genomic scaffold, idAnoCruzAS_RS32_06 scaffold00855_ctg1, whole genome shotgun sequence contains the following coding sequences:
- the LOC128276288 gene encoding sterile alpha motif domain-containing protein 1-like — protein sequence MRLIDVVETAITSARRIASATANVASAIEDGLLVSIVLSKLDEDSLARVARRADQQAIPTWKELRDELDKMANQLYYEPKRSKEAGSHAPCPKTPHAPSAPRKTAYVALTPKSAPTPAPTPAPKPAPSPAPRGSGDAKPRRQCYACDQTGHESNFCPELRARSALQCVNYIMERGKCVNCFSRSHKATDCPSEKKCQHCQAKHHTILCSSAVYLEERK from the coding sequence ATGCGCCTCATAGACGTGGTGGAGACGGCCATCACGTCAGCCCGACGCATCGCTAGCGCGACCGCCAACGTGGCATCCGCAATCGAGGACGGGCTCCTCGTGAGCATCGTGCTAAGCAAGTTGGATGAGGATAGCCTGGCCAGAGTCGCTCGCCGGGCAGACCAGCAAGCGATCCCTACGTGGAAGGAACTGAGGGACGAGCTCGATAAAATGGCAAATCAGCTCTATTATGAGCCGAAGCGCTCGAAGGAGGCAGGCTCCCATGCCCCATGCCCCAAAACCCCTCACGCTCCTTCCGCGCCGCGGAAAACAGCCTACGTGGCTCTCACACCCAAGTCAGCGCCGACGCCAGCGCCGACGCCCGCGCCGAAGcccgcaccatcaccagctCCACGCGGAAGCGGGGACGCCAAGCCGCGGCGGCAATGTTACGCCTGTGACCAGACAGGTCACGAAAGTAATTTCTGTCCAGAGCTGCGGGCGCGCTCGGCGTTGCAGTGCGTCAATTACATTATGGAACGAGGCAAGTGCGTCAACTGCTTCTCACGTTCCCATAAGGCAACGGACTGCCCATCGGAAAAGAAATGTCAGCACTGCCAAGCAAAGCATCACACGATCTTGTGCAGCTCAGCAGTGTACCTCGAGGAAAGGAAATGA